From Neobacillus sp. PS2-9, the proteins below share one genomic window:
- a CDS encoding TIGR03943 family protein has product MKKERDFSFHYLLRGIILIGFMLLLFKLLLTNNISLLIAPKMLRFIYFTVFVLLILGVLLIIRGTMGQKHPYHCDCDGEHSYPSSISKSLFLYLLFIIPITTGFLFSSNVLGSSVAMNRTINLGASPADVQIKNGNNKTKSNSPSDNSKINSTSNILNGQPEPLTQREYSKLKEKMAQTKLINITDDLYVPMMNIIQENLPNMIGKTVTTKGFVYREKDFMQNQIIVARFGITCCAADASVFGMLSTGDVTTLQKDNWVQVTGTIEETQYDGSTIPMIKINQISKIDIPQQPYVFDAGVKIE; this is encoded by the coding sequence ATGAAGAAGGAAAGAGATTTCTCCTTCCATTATCTATTAAGGGGAATCATTCTAATAGGGTTTATGTTACTCTTATTTAAATTACTTCTTACAAATAATATTTCGCTTCTAATCGCACCTAAAATGCTTCGTTTTATTTATTTTACAGTTTTTGTGTTACTCATTTTAGGAGTTCTATTGATCATAAGAGGAACTATGGGGCAGAAACATCCTTATCATTGTGATTGTGACGGTGAACATTCCTACCCAAGTTCTATTAGTAAAAGTCTGTTTCTTTATTTATTGTTTATTATTCCTATAACCACTGGATTTCTTTTTTCGAGCAATGTGCTCGGCAGTTCTGTAGCAATGAACCGCACCATTAATCTTGGAGCAAGTCCAGCCGATGTTCAAATCAAGAATGGTAATAACAAAACAAAATCTAACTCTCCTTCTGATAACAGTAAAATCAATTCCACGTCCAATATTCTTAACGGTCAACCTGAACCATTAACTCAGAGGGAATACTCCAAATTAAAAGAGAAAATGGCGCAAACAAAACTTATAAACATTACAGATGATCTATATGTCCCCATGATGAATATCATACAAGAGAATCTCCCTAATATGATTGGAAAAACCGTTACTACGAAAGGGTTTGTTTATAGGGAAAAGGATTTCATGCAAAATCAAATCATCGTTGCTCGTTTTGGAATTACTTGCTGCGCTGCGGATGCTTCTGTATTTGGAATGCTGTCTACAGGAGATGTAACCACCCTACAAAAAGATAATTGGGTCCAAGTAACTGGAACAATTGAGGAAACCCAATATGATGGGAGTACTATTCCTATGATAAAAATAAATCAGATTTCTAAAATTGATATTCCTCAGCAACCTTATGTATTTGATGCAGGAGTAAAGATTGAATAA
- a CDS encoding STAS domain-containing protein, with amino-acid sequence MSTFYDTRNISEYLINNNGDFQKKLLSEAVNVASNIESILKAGNIDLLKNAQRLALYVVENTKDELIIFANEEGVAWAKHSLTLSFKLEWVHAIRRALWHFIKLYDELDENDRYIDDFYEMEKKVNDGIDEFLNTFFISYSEYKDELIRSQRKLVEHLSVPIIPVSETVAVLPLIGSFDPYRMEIIEEKVLTDISRLRILTLIIDLSGISDMDELTINHFQKVLIGITLMGAKSIITGLRPELVRKMVHLGIDLHTYTETKATLQQTLNTYLV; translated from the coding sequence TTGAGTACCTTTTATGACACAAGAAATATTTCGGAATATCTTATCAACAACAATGGGGATTTTCAGAAGAAACTTTTATCCGAGGCAGTCAATGTTGCATCTAATATCGAGAGTATTTTAAAAGCTGGAAATATTGATCTATTAAAAAATGCTCAAAGGCTAGCACTTTATGTTGTGGAAAATACTAAAGATGAACTCATTATTTTTGCTAATGAAGAGGGAGTCGCTTGGGCGAAACATTCTTTAACTCTTTCTTTTAAACTAGAATGGGTACATGCCATAAGACGTGCCTTATGGCATTTCATAAAACTATATGATGAATTAGATGAAAATGATAGGTATATTGATGATTTTTACGAAATGGAAAAGAAGGTTAATGACGGGATAGATGAATTTTTAAATACCTTTTTTATTAGCTATTCAGAGTATAAAGATGAATTAATACGTTCCCAAAGGAAACTAGTTGAACATCTTTCGGTGCCCATCATACCGGTTAGTGAAACGGTAGCTGTCTTGCCATTAATTGGATCGTTCGATCCGTATCGAATGGAGATTATTGAAGAGAAAGTATTAACAGATATTTCAAGGCTAAGAATACTAACATTGATTATTGACCTTTCTGGAATATCGGACATGGATGAATTAACTATTAATCATTTTCAAAAGGTTTTGATTGGCATTACGTTAATGGGGGCAAAATCAATCATAACTGGATTACGTCCAGAACTTGTTAGAAAAATGGTTCATTTAGGAATTGATCTTCACACTTATACAGAAACAAAAGCAACGTTACAGCAAACATTAAATACGTACCTTGTGTAA
- a CDS encoding VOC family protein: MTISKVTPIINEMGTVFVHVKDLKKSVEWYSRILGFEVDLSELNSPVYDIPIQGTTGLTLDDHAFDNNFRHQPSSNPIFNLLVDDIDSAYRFIKESGAEIVREIERIGEHFAWFNFVDPDRNVLMACTC, translated from the coding sequence ATGACTATTTCAAAGGTAACACCAATTATAAACGAAATGGGAACTGTTTTTGTACACGTAAAAGATTTGAAAAAATCGGTTGAATGGTACAGCAGGATTTTAGGCTTTGAAGTTGATTTAAGTGAGTTGAATTCTCCTGTATATGATATTCCTATTCAAGGTACAACAGGATTAACCTTAGATGATCATGCGTTTGATAACAATTTTAGGCATCAACCAAGTTCGAATCCCATATTTAATCTTCTTGTTGATGATATTGATAGTGCGTACCGTTTTATTAAAGAAAGTGGGGCAGAAATCGTAAGGGAAATTGAAAGAATTGGAGAGCACTTCGCATGGTTTAACTTTGTTGACCCAGACCGTAATGTGCTAATGGCATGTACTTGTTAA
- a CDS encoding alpha/beta hydrolase has protein sequence MVVFYIVSAIGLCLILGILYQWLATKFDERQYPAPGKFVEIDGRRLHYQSFGVEKGPIVIFDHGCGIGSSSLIWKLVADKVSQFARVISYDRAGYGWSDSGSYPRTNEAAVEDLRILIEKVNMIGPIVLVGHSYGGLNVRLFAKEYPNLVAGIVLVDATHEDERTSRFPAKYVEGQMMGRKAFKMLKYLCYFGILRILGKLHVFSQIEEILKKFPKKQLPIYQSTLFLNKTAKAVASEFSHLDAGYNAVRGSSLGHVPLVVIKSEIVENLNGFSEIEVVETKKSLHEVAVEMSKLSTNGELWVAGNSGHNIHVEDPDLVVKAIDKVCQNKVGAFPYVR, from the coding sequence ATGGTAGTTTTCTATATTGTATCAGCGATTGGTCTCTGTTTGATTCTTGGCATCCTTTATCAATGGCTGGCTACTAAATTTGACGAAAGGCAATACCCAGCGCCTGGCAAGTTTGTGGAAATTGACGGACGAAGGCTTCATTATCAAAGTTTTGGTGTGGAAAAGGGACCAATTGTTATCTTTGATCATGGATGTGGAATCGGTTCATCTTCGCTCATTTGGAAACTGGTTGCGGATAAAGTTTCACAGTTTGCGAGAGTCATTAGCTATGATCGAGCAGGTTATGGATGGAGTGACTCGGGGTCCTACCCGAGGACAAACGAAGCTGCGGTTGAAGATCTTCGGATTCTTATTGAAAAGGTCAATATGATAGGGCCAATTGTATTAGTCGGTCACTCGTATGGCGGGCTAAACGTTCGCTTATTTGCAAAAGAATATCCCAACCTGGTAGCGGGAATCGTCCTGGTGGATGCCACCCACGAAGACGAACGAACAAGTCGATTTCCAGCTAAATATGTTGAGGGGCAAATGATGGGACGGAAAGCATTTAAGATGCTAAAGTATCTGTGTTATTTCGGTATTCTAAGAATTCTGGGTAAACTGCATGTATTTTCACAGATAGAAGAAATTCTCAAGAAGTTTCCAAAGAAACAACTGCCAATCTATCAATCTACACTCTTTTTAAATAAAACCGCAAAGGCTGTAGCAAGCGAGTTTTCACATTTAGATGCTGGATATAACGCGGTAAGAGGTTCATCTCTTGGCCATGTTCCGTTAGTGGTGATAAAAAGTGAGATTGTCGAAAACCTAAATGGATTTTCAGAGATAGAAGTGGTAGAAACGAAAAAATCCTTGCATGAAGTAGCAGTTGAAATGTCTAAGTTATCAACAAATGGAGAGTTATGGGTTGCCGGGAATAGCGGCCACAATATTCATGTCGAGGATCCAGATCTAGTGGTTAAAGCAATAGATAAAGTTTGCCAAAATAAAGTTGGTGCCTTCCCCTATGTACGTTAA
- a CDS encoding DUF2306 domain-containing protein, which produces MFATGEIISGLGFFMLELLWLVTTGIALRKVLQKNFAAHRHLMIRSYAVTFAFVTFRLYLLPFTLHLTSRSKRPFKCHRGFVGNDQFIR; this is translated from the coding sequence TTGTTTGCAACTGGAGAAATCATCAGTGGATTAGGATTCTTTATGTTAGAACTATTGTGGCTTGTGACAACCGGAATTGCCTTACGAAAGGTACTACAAAAAAATTTCGCCGCACACCGCCACTTGATGATTCGTAGCTATGCAGTAACTTTTGCATTTGTTACGTTCCGTTTATATTTGCTCCCATTTACCTTACACTTAACCTCTCGATCCAAACGGCCATTCAAATGTCATCGTGGCTTTGTTGGAAATGACCAATTTATTAGATGA
- a CDS encoding amino acid permease, with the protein MEKSSKGLSAWQLTMMALGSVIGGSFFLGSSIAIHAAGPSILLSYVIAGVLVFFILYALSEMTVGNPTVGSFSTYAAQELGEGTGFVVGWLYWTGIVLSM; encoded by the coding sequence ATGGAGAAATCAAGCAAAGGGCTGTCAGCGTGGCAGCTTACAATGATGGCCTTGGGAAGTGTGATAGGGGGTTCCTTTTTTCTAGGGTCGTCCATCGCGATTCATGCTGCAGGGCCGTCAATTTTACTATCCTATGTGATCGCGGGTGTACTTGTTTTTTTCATTCTTTATGCACTGTCAGAAATGACCGTAGGAAATCCTACTGTTGGTTCCTTTAGTACTTACGCAGCACAAGAGCTAGGTGAAGGAACGGGATTTGTTGTTGGTTGGCTCTATTGGACAGGGATCGTTCTTTCCATGTGA
- a CDS encoding phosphatase PAP2 family protein yields the protein MNDRIFKSINRWSGYSRLVDFIMVTLSTRTRYVYLYVLILLLFQAKFNKRKTLIAGVTISVTYLLSMLMKRFFYRPRPFLKQAVHLLPPVPSGKDSSFPSKHTALAFAVSAFVFVYHRTWGLVLWLLSLLVGISRIWMGQHYPSDIVGSAILGNLTAFVVKITEKYWRPFLERTLRSYTHFSPSSRQIKD from the coding sequence ATGAATGATCGGATTTTCAAGTCCATTAACAGATGGTCCGGGTATTCTCGACTGGTAGATTTCATCATGGTTACCCTTTCCACGAGAACGCGCTATGTCTATCTTTATGTATTAATCTTACTATTATTCCAAGCTAAATTTAATAAAAGAAAAACTCTAATTGCTGGGGTAACCATAAGTGTAACCTATCTACTTAGCATGTTAATGAAGAGATTTTTTTATAGACCTAGGCCTTTCTTGAAGCAAGCAGTTCATTTATTACCACCAGTACCTTCTGGAAAGGATTCTTCGTTTCCAAGTAAACATACTGCTCTTGCATTTGCAGTTTCCGCTTTTGTTTTTGTTTATCATCGGACTTGGGGCTTGGTTCTGTGGTTGTTATCCCTTTTAGTTGGCATTTCTCGTATTTGGATGGGTCAGCATTATCCTTCTGATATTGTAGGGAGCGCCATCCTTGGAAATCTTACCGCATTTGTGGTCAAGATTACTGAAAAGTATTGGAGGCCATTTCTTGAAAGGACCCTTCGCTCCTATACTCATTTCAGTCCTTCTTCCCGACAAATTAAAGATTAA
- a CDS encoding MBL fold metallo-hydrolase, with protein sequence MKRYVNLNNVTNNKSFNDMRKWQKERRSKVKDLSVNIEQFPAKKIKEINANRSHTSYTWIGHSTFLIQLNGINILTDPVWAKRMGFQKRLTAPGLSFSELPEIDIVVISHGHYDHLDFPTLKKLKGSPHYYVPAGLKPLFNRKGYQKVTEMNWWESSAHDGLTIHFVPAQHWTRRSLMDMNTSHWGGWIFQTEQDTFYFVGDTGYFDGFKQIADRFAIDTVFMPIGAYEPEWFMADSHISPEDSVKAFVELKAKTFVPMHYGAYRLADDTGPEALERLLKEWKKQQLPEEQLKVLLIGETVMY encoded by the coding sequence ATGAAAAGATACGTAAACTTGAATAATGTCACAAACAACAAATCGTTCAATGATATGAGGAAATGGCAGAAAGAAAGACGAAGTAAAGTAAAGGATTTATCTGTAAATATAGAACAATTTCCTGCAAAAAAAATAAAAGAAATTAACGCCAACAGAAGCCATACTTCTTATACTTGGATTGGCCATTCTACTTTTTTGATTCAGCTAAATGGAATCAATATTTTAACTGACCCTGTTTGGGCCAAGCGAATGGGATTTCAAAAACGATTAACAGCACCAGGTCTTTCTTTTTCAGAGCTTCCAGAGATTGATATCGTTGTGATTTCTCATGGTCATTATGATCATTTGGACTTCCCTACGTTGAAAAAATTAAAAGGGAGCCCTCACTATTATGTCCCTGCCGGCTTAAAGCCCCTTTTTAACAGAAAAGGCTATCAAAAAGTAACGGAAATGAATTGGTGGGAAAGTTCCGCACATGATGGATTAACCATCCATTTCGTTCCCGCCCAGCATTGGACAAGAAGGTCCTTGATGGATATGAACACCTCCCATTGGGGCGGATGGATCTTCCAAACAGAGCAAGATACGTTTTATTTTGTAGGGGATACCGGTTATTTTGATGGGTTTAAACAAATTGCGGACCGATTTGCAATTGACACGGTTTTTATGCCAATCGGCGCATATGAGCCAGAATGGTTTATGGCGGACTCACATATCTCACCTGAAGACAGTGTGAAAGCTTTTGTTGAATTAAAAGCAAAAACCTTTGTCCCGATGCATTATGGAGCGTATCGTTTAGCGGATGACACGGGGCCGGAAGCATTAGAACGTCTCTTGAAGGAATGGAAAAAGCAACAGCTTCCTGAGGAACAACTAAAGGTGTTATTAATTGGGGAAACAGTCATGTACTAA
- a CDS encoding alpha/beta hydrolase, translating into MAILTTVGNGLYYSEKGEGTSIMFVHPPLLTSANFTYQVEELSRDFKVITFDIRGHGRSPYSEQTLTYQLIADDMVHLLNHLGIEKTYLCGYSTGGAIVLEFLLQHPNRALGGVIVSGMSEVRDSYNKRRISIAKFLTKTGGLPLLGLSVSWSNSDSISNFKKIYREALKGSRKNIEQYYHACLEYNCTNQLQTIDKPVLLVYGEKDKHFHPYARLLHEKLQDNELKFIDEKHRIPTKSTEELNQFIREFINAKQVKQNSLIKGKIRS; encoded by the coding sequence ATGGCAATATTAACAACAGTTGGGAACGGCCTTTATTACAGTGAAAAGGGTGAAGGAACATCGATTATGTTTGTTCATCCACCTCTTCTCACAAGTGCTAATTTTACGTATCAAGTAGAAGAGTTATCACGTGATTTTAAGGTGATAACATTTGATATAAGAGGTCACGGTCGGAGTCCTTATTCTGAGCAGACCTTAACCTATCAGCTCATTGCAGATGATATGGTGCATCTTCTGAATCATCTAGGCATTGAAAAAACGTATCTTTGTGGCTATTCCACGGGTGGGGCGATTGTATTGGAATTTTTGCTGCAACATCCTAATCGTGCTTTAGGAGGCGTTATTGTAAGTGGAATGTCAGAAGTGAGGGATAGTTATAACAAAAGAAGAATTTCAATTGCAAAGTTCCTGACAAAAACAGGGGGACTTCCTTTATTAGGTCTTTCTGTTTCATGGAGTAACTCAGATTCAATTAGTAATTTCAAGAAAATCTATCGCGAAGCACTTAAGGGGAGTAGAAAAAACATCGAGCAGTATTATCATGCTTGTTTAGAATATAACTGCACAAATCAATTGCAAACCATTGATAAACCAGTCTTACTTGTTTATGGAGAGAAGGATAAACACTTTCATCCCTATGCAAGATTATTACATGAAAAGCTGCAGGATAATGAATTAAAGTTTATTGATGAAAAACATAGAATTCCGACGAAATCAACTGAGGAGTTAAATCAATTCATTCGGGAGTTTATCAATGCTAAGCAAGTAAAACAAAATTCGCTCATTAAAGGGAAGATTCGCTCATAA
- a CDS encoding YhcN/YlaJ family sporulation lipoprotein — MTKKGLATFVLATTLLGLTGCGMNDRTDNVTRNNLNANNVRYNNNDGLDLMNVSNKSFRVSNRAGKSVEKLQAVDLAHVIIRNHDAYVAVKLHNRTNQTNMGMGTTRGTSMSTVDTTRANDINARGAGTGRNGNYPSTTGVTSTDNTGNALNPGTTNGTNIGGTTGVRDTGINGGANFRKASNRLEKEIAKQVHTAEKNVNNVYVTYDVDFFNRLTDYTTDTGNARNRDGLWNDITNTIKRSF; from the coding sequence TTGACGAAAAAAGGTTTAGCTACTTTCGTTTTAGCAACTACCTTATTAGGTTTAACAGGCTGTGGAATGAACGATCGAACAGATAATGTAACTAGAAACAATTTAAATGCTAACAATGTTAGGTACAATAACAATGATGGTCTTGATTTAATGAATGTTTCCAATAAAAGCTTCCGTGTTTCTAATCGTGCAGGAAAAAGTGTAGAGAAATTGCAGGCCGTTGATTTGGCACATGTCATCATCCGCAATCATGATGCATATGTTGCGGTGAAACTACACAATCGAACGAACCAAACAAATATGGGTATGGGCACTACACGCGGCACCAGTATGAGCACTGTTGATACGACTCGTGCAAATGATATCAACGCTCGTGGGGCAGGTACAGGTAGAAATGGTAATTATCCAAGTACAACAGGCGTGACTAGTACTGATAATACTGGCAATGCTCTAAATCCCGGCACTACTAATGGGACCAACATCGGCGGTACGACCGGTGTTCGAGACACTGGAATAAATGGTGGGGCAAACTTCAGAAAGGCATCGAACCGCCTTGAAAAAGAAATTGCGAAACAAGTTCATACAGCGGAAAAAAATGTTAACAATGTATATGTAACATATGATGTAGACTTCTTTAATCGACTAACAGACTACACAACCGACACAGGTAATGCTCGTAATAGGGACGGACTTTGGAACGACATTACGAATACAATTAAACGTTCTTTCTGA
- a CDS encoding DUF1775 domain-containing protein codes for MRKTMKKISKVFLPTILGLFLFTSVASAHVTVTPKTSTTGAWETYTVKVPVEKDIPTTKFTLKAPEGVEIMSYQPVPDWTYTADKDANGKVKSITFESTGEGILPGQFQQFTFVAKNPEKATKAAWDAFQYYKDGSIVEWTGDEGADTPHSITDIVVGTSTADHHQATPKVTHKDNTKTTDVETTSTNLPLVLSIISVLLSLAAFVLTLRKKK; via the coding sequence ATGAGAAAAACAATGAAAAAGATTTCAAAAGTATTTCTACCAACGATTTTAGGCTTATTTTTGTTCACGAGCGTGGCCAGTGCACATGTCACGGTGACACCAAAAACATCAACAACAGGGGCGTGGGAAACCTATACGGTTAAGGTCCCAGTTGAAAAAGATATTCCAACAACTAAATTTACTTTAAAAGCACCTGAAGGGGTAGAAATTATGTCCTATCAGCCAGTACCTGATTGGACCTATACTGCTGACAAGGATGCCAATGGAAAAGTTAAATCGATCACATTTGAGTCAACTGGTGAAGGAATACTACCAGGACAATTTCAACAGTTTACCTTTGTTGCGAAAAACCCAGAAAAGGCAACAAAGGCTGCATGGGATGCGTTTCAATACTATAAAGATGGTAGTATCGTTGAATGGACAGGGGATGAAGGGGCAGATACCCCACATTCTATTACAGATATTGTTGTAGGGACATCAACAGCTGATCATCATCAAGCTACACCAAAAGTCACTCACAAAGACAACACAAAAACAACGGATGTTGAGACTACGTCCACTAATCTACCTCTTGTTTTATCGATCATATCAGTTCTTCTATCACTAGCTGCCTTTGTATTAACATTACGTAAAAAGAAATAA
- a CDS encoding copper resistance CopC/CopD family protein translates to MSFKKSGIVFALIFYLFLFLYPSFPSAHAYIKKSTPSENETLSKLPENVTIEFDEPIQPSFHSIEVFDSKGNRVDQKNGHIDTKNSSVIECDLNDHLPNGTYRIQWRVVSSDGHPVQGVIPFQIGGLESNPKSSNNNQESKGYTPEWDLLSIRWLQYVSNACLVGALFFYLFVLHKDLVTNLWVMDAVKKIVTFSFLTLSLSMLLSLPLQATIESGLPWSEVLSIRVLREMLENTLFGKTWIIQIDGLFLLCISTYLVIKKRLDKPILLWMTLILGVGLLLSKSFTSHAAASTNRFYSISLDFLHLLSASIWIGSLLSLATLIPLSKKKESKTVFIETIKRFSKWGIVLVIILAATGFMSSLSYIPNFRTLVSTDYGRVLTGKILLFLLMIIFAMANFVKGRRRRETGWRSTLWGELILGLIVLGLSVLLTNLPTAMASPGPFKETKTIQHGTRITFEATPNVIGENTFELWLKDEKGRPITNIEQITLTFTSLEMDMGKDSTILEKIKDGKYGTRGLDFNMSGQWNVQVHVLTKDLETLDTHFNVLVGSK, encoded by the coding sequence TTGAGTTTTAAAAAAAGTGGCATTGTTTTTGCTCTCATATTTTATCTTTTTCTATTTTTGTACCCTTCATTTCCTTCCGCACATGCTTACATAAAAAAATCAACACCTTCTGAAAATGAGACACTTTCAAAACTGCCTGAGAACGTAACGATTGAATTTGATGAACCGATTCAGCCATCATTTCATTCAATTGAAGTGTTTGATTCAAAAGGGAATCGTGTAGATCAAAAAAACGGGCATATTGATACGAAAAATTCATCTGTTATCGAATGTGACCTTAACGATCATCTTCCAAACGGTACGTACCGGATACAATGGAGAGTTGTTTCTAGTGATGGTCATCCTGTTCAAGGGGTGATTCCCTTTCAGATAGGGGGCTTAGAAAGCAATCCAAAGAGCTCCAATAACAATCAAGAGTCAAAGGGTTATACGCCTGAATGGGACCTTCTCAGCATTCGCTGGCTTCAATATGTAAGTAATGCATGTTTAGTTGGAGCACTCTTTTTTTACTTGTTTGTTTTACATAAAGATTTAGTAACCAATTTATGGGTGATGGATGCGGTTAAAAAAATAGTAACGTTTTCGTTTCTGACCTTAAGTTTAAGTATGCTTTTAAGTTTACCATTACAAGCCACAATAGAATCAGGTTTACCCTGGAGTGAGGTTCTTAGTATTCGAGTGTTAAGGGAAATGTTAGAGAACACTCTCTTTGGAAAAACGTGGATCATCCAAATCGATGGGTTGTTTTTGCTTTGTATATCCACCTATCTGGTTATAAAGAAACGATTGGATAAGCCTATATTACTTTGGATGACTCTTATTCTTGGAGTAGGACTTTTATTGTCGAAGTCCTTTACCAGTCATGCGGCAGCATCAACAAATAGGTTTTATAGTATTTCCTTGGACTTCCTTCATTTATTATCCGCCTCCATCTGGATTGGAAGTTTACTGTCTTTAGCAACTTTGATCCCCCTAAGCAAAAAGAAGGAATCAAAGACTGTGTTTATAGAAACTATAAAAAGGTTTTCCAAATGGGGAATAGTGCTTGTAATTATTCTAGCAGCAACAGGCTTTATGAGTAGTCTTTCATACATTCCTAATTTTAGAACGCTTGTCTCTACTGATTACGGAAGAGTATTGACAGGAAAAATCCTTCTATTTCTTTTGATGATCATTTTTGCAATGGCTAATTTTGTAAAAGGTAGAAGGCGTAGAGAAACAGGATGGAGATCAACCTTATGGGGTGAGTTAATACTTGGACTAATTGTTTTGGGACTTTCTGTTTTATTAACAAATCTACCAACTGCTATGGCATCTCCTGGACCATTTAAGGAAACAAAGACGATTCAACATGGAACTAGAATTACATTTGAAGCGACTCCAAACGTTATTGGAGAAAACACTTTCGAATTATGGTTGAAGGACGAAAAGGGAAGGCCCATTACGAATATTGAACAAATAACACTTACTTTTACTTCATTAGAAATGGATATGGGTAAAGATTCTACGATATTAGAGAAGATCAAGGATGGAAAATATGGAACAAGAGGGTTGGATTTTAACATGTCCGGTCAATGGAACGTCCAAGTTCATGTCCTTACCAAAGACTTAGAAACACTCGATACTCATTTCAATGTCCTAGTAGGAAGTAAATAA
- a CDS encoding DeoR family transcriptional regulator: MLPIERQNQIVTWLNEEGTLSIAEISKRLNVSEMTVYRDIKPLLEENKINKTSGGVSLVSMTNVSPNACTYCLKEMNNRHPMQIITNYQMVEQFCCPHCGLLRYKDIEKNVSQIICRDFLQNTTISAKLAYFLLDADFNLNCCQPQVLTFDSLKYAQQFQKGFGGTIFRFEQAVEEISKRMSGDFGCGCNK; the protein is encoded by the coding sequence TTGCTTCCAATTGAAAGACAGAATCAAATAGTAACCTGGCTGAACGAAGAAGGAACACTTTCAATTGCTGAAATTAGTAAGCGTTTGAATGTATCCGAAATGACAGTGTACCGGGATATTAAGCCCTTATTAGAGGAAAATAAGATAAACAAGACATCTGGCGGCGTATCGTTAGTTAGCATGACGAATGTCTCACCAAATGCTTGTACCTACTGTTTAAAAGAAATGAACAACCGACACCCAATGCAAATCATCACTAATTATCAAATGGTCGAGCAATTTTGCTGCCCACACTGTGGGTTGTTACGATACAAGGATATTGAAAAAAATGTGTCTCAAATCATATGTCGTGACTTCCTTCAAAATACAACAATTAGTGCAAAATTGGCTTATTTTCTACTTGACGCAGATTTTAATTTGAACTGCTGCCAACCACAGGTCCTCACCTTTGATTCATTAAAATATGCTCAGCAATTTCAAAAAGGTTTTGGGGGGACAATATTTCGGTTTGAGCAAGCAGTCGAAGAGATTTCAAAAAGAATGAGTGGAGATTTTGGCTGTGGGTGCAACAAATAG
- a CDS encoding GNAT family N-acetyltransferase, whose amino-acid sequence MIVNPKEFDVNNLRYIVRSAEERDAKNLSEVRLQIDGETENLERERGEAYIDEAGFQQIIKNDTESKNNLFLVAVSDGKIVGFSRCVGSILKRNAHKAEFGVCVLKEYWSYGIGRNFLNESIEWADSNGIKKITLNVLETNEKAIKLYERYGFEVEGVLKKDKLLSDGNYYNMILMGRFNDLN is encoded by the coding sequence ATGATCGTGAATCCAAAAGAATTTGATGTTAATAATTTACGTTATATTGTGAGATCTGCAGAAGAGAGGGATGCCAAAAACCTATCTGAAGTAAGATTACAGATTGATGGGGAAACGGAAAACCTAGAGAGAGAAAGAGGAGAGGCATACATTGATGAGGCAGGTTTTCAACAAATCATAAAAAATGATACAGAGAGTAAAAATAACCTGTTTTTAGTTGCTGTGTCTGATGGTAAAATTGTTGGTTTTTCAAGGTGTGTAGGAAGCATTTTGAAAAGGAATGCTCATAAAGCAGAATTTGGCGTCTGTGTGTTAAAAGAGTATTGGAGCTACGGGATTGGAAGAAATTTCTTAAATGAATCAATTGAATGGGCAGACTCAAATGGTATAAAGAAAATAACCTTGAATGTTCTTGAAACGAATGAGAAAGCCATCAAGTTATATGAAAGGTATGGATTTGAAGTGGAAGGAGTTTTAAAGAAAGACAAACTTCTGTCAGACGGAAATTACTATAATATGATATTGATGGGACGGTTTAATGATTTAAACTAA